TTATCCACCCGCGCTGATTTGCTACCCAGAGAGTACGTGCAGGCGTTGGGACAATTACAGGATCGAGTCCCACCCTTTAGTAGTGCCGAAGCGATCGCCCTGATTGAATCTGAACTGGGCAACTCAATTCATACACTATATCGAGACTTCGATCCTTATCCTCTGGCTTCTGCGAGCTTAGGGCAAGTCCATAGGGCCAGACTGCACACAGGTGAAGACGTTGTTGTTAAAGTCCAGCGTCCTGGCTTAGAAAGACTCTTCAACCTAGATTTTGAAGTTTTACATCGCTTGGCGCGTTTTTTAGAGCGGTTCGCTCCCTCGCTCACAAAGTATGATTTAGAGGCTATTTATCACGAATTTTTTGAGCTTCTCTATAAAGAAATTGACTATATCCATGAAGGTAAAAATGCTGATAATTTTCGGGTAAATTTTACTGATTATCCTCGCATTATTGTACCTAAAATCTATTGGCGATACACCACGAAGAAGGTTTTGACGTTGGAATACCTTCCGGGCATCAAAATTGATGATCGCCAGACAATGGAAGCTTGCGGCATCAATACAAAAGAAATCATCCAGTTAGGTATTTGTTGTTATCTCAAGCAATTGTTACAGGATGGTTTTTTTCAGTCTGACCCCCATCCAGGCAATATGGCAGTCAGTCAGGACGGTCACCTCATTTTCTATGATTTTGGTACCATGACTGAGGTGAAGCCCATTGCCAAAGACCAGATGATCAAAACCTTTTTCGCTGTCTTGAGAAAGGACACTGATGAGGTGATTGATACCTTAACCTACATGGGTTTAATTGAGCCTGTGCCAGATATGACGCCTATCAGGCGGTTAATTGCCTTTACTTTAGATAAGTTCAGGGAGAAGCCAGTAGAACTTCAGGCTTTCGATCAAATGCGTAGCGAAATTTACGCCATGTTCGAGCAGCAACCGTTCCGCTTGCCGGCGCAGATGACGTTTATTTTAAAGTCCATCACTACACTCGATGGTATTGCTCGGACTCTCGATCCGGAATATAACCTCTTATCGGCTAGTAAGCCTTTTATTAAAAGTCTCACCGTCTCTAAACAAGGACGGGGGAATGTTGTGGGAGAACTCGCGAGGCAAGCGAGAGACTTTATTCAATATAAATTGCGCCAACCTAATGCCACTGAACTTCTATTGAGACGATTAGAAGAACGGCTGGAACAGGGCGAACTTCAATTGAATGTTCGTGCGATTGAGAGTGAACGCGCCCTTAAACGGATCAATCTAGCCATCAAGAGCTTGATGTATGCATGTTTGGCTAGCTTTACCTTACTATCCGGTACTGTACTGTTAGGGACTTATCCTAACTGGGCGATCGCCGCTTTTGCCTTTTCAGGATTCTGGTTCTTAATTCTGCTGCGCTCTTTAATCAAATTAGCTGTTCGGGAAAGACTGGACAATCTTTCTGAACGGTAGGGGGTACCCTGACATCTGTTCCTGTCTCAAGGGACAGTGATCGATTACTTTGGCTCCTTGCACTACTAAAAAGGCATAAGACTAGCAAGGTTGCTAACTGTCTTATGCCTTTAACTTAGATTTTTGATACCCCCAAGGGAATTCGAATCCCTGTCGCCTCCGTGAAAGGGAGGTGTCCTAGGCCTCTAGACGATGGGGGCTTGTTTTCTGAACCTTTATTAATTTAATCAATATTCCTGAGTCTGTCAACTATATTTTTGCAAATTGAGCAAAATTTACGGTGAAGCAGTCCCTGCCCCTTCTTGGAAGCCCAACTCAGCGTGTACCTTTACGCCATTGGGCTAAACGCTGTTGAGCTTGAGCATCCAGGGAATTGAACAAAAAACGGCTACTCGATTGTTTGTGGGTGCGCTGTTTGCGACGTGTTCGACGAGCTATGAATTCAACATCGTTAGCCAACTGCTGGGATGACATCCACTCGGCTCCATACCCGATCACCGTCAACTGCTGCGCCCGATCAGAAGTAGCGACAATCAACCGATTGCATGGACGACAAAGTTTATAGTGATGAAATGAGGCACAATATTTTTCGATGTAAGTGTCGGCTGTCTGTCCAAAATCTGTATAGTAAACGGACAAATAAGTCGTTAAGACTTCACAGTAAATCGGTGTATTTTGAGCATGAGCATCAAAGACAACCTGAGTTTCGTAGCCCTGGAAGGCGCTGTAGTTCACTAGCGCCTCTACTAATTCATGACGAGCTGCCTCTAGCCCATCATGATCGCGGGCCGCTTTCAGGTTCGACCAAGAGCCAATGACGTTGTAGCCATCAACCAGTAAAATAGCCTGGGGTGAGGGACGGGGCATTATTCAAGGCCAATATTTTTTTAATTTGAATATTCATAGAAGTTATTATATTAACAATAGTTAACATGAAATGGTAAAAAAGCTTCGTTTTTAGAAGGCTTTAAAAAAAGGGGACTGGCTATTGCTTTCCAATCCCCATTTCTTAAATAGCGATGTCGGGTGCTTGCATGAGTCGCTGCTTCAGGCGTTCTGGATCGCCTCGGTCAACCACCTCACCTTGTTCCAATAAGAAGGCTCCGTCACAGTAATTCAGCTCATCTAAGCGGTGGGTGACCCAAAGAGCAGTCAGTCCACGACTTTTGACCAGATTTCGGACTTGTGCCACTAAATCCAGTTGAGTATCTGGATCGAGCAAAGCCGTGGGTTCATCTAGTAGCAAGACCTCACAGCGACGTGCAATAGCACCAGCAATGGCAATCCGCTGTTTTTGACCGCCACTGAGAGCATAGATGGGGCGTCGCTGTAAATCTAGGAGATTAACGGCGGTTAACGCCTCTCGCACTCTGGCAATGATTTGATCTGGAGAAAGTTTTTCTTCAACCAAGCCAAAGGCCACATCTGCCCCCACCGTAGGCATAACGAGCTGATGGTCGGGATTCTGGAAAACAAATCCCACGGGCTGTCTAATTTGCAGTTCACCCGATTGAGGTTGCAATAGCCCTACCAATAATCGGAGTAACGTAGATTTGCCACTCCCATTCGTCCCCAGCAGCATCCAGAATTCGCCCTTAGGTACCTCCAGAGAGCAAGCTTGTAAAACAGGTGTTCCTTGGGGCCACTTGAAGCTAAGGTCTTGCACCCGAATTGCCGATTCAGGTTTTATGTCAGTTGCCCCTGTGTTCATTCCGCCACGGCAAAGAAACCGGGTACACGCCCTCCTCCAGCGGCACCGGATTTCTGCGAAATCATCACCGCACTGATCTGATCACTGAGAATGCCAATTTTTTTCTCTGGCTGGTGATCGCAGGCCAGTTCTAATAACTGACTGCTCCCAGAGCGCATGGCTTTGGTAATTTCCTGGTAAGTTACTTCTGCCGCTTCTGCTGACTTGCGTTGCACAGACAGCGGGACAGGGGTAGTTTTCAAAGTCAAATCAATGGTGAACATGCTTTTGTCAAGCGCTAAGCATTGCGTACATATACTTTCTTTACCATCTTAGACACCCAACCGCACGGTGGTGAGAATCAATGAGAA
This genomic interval from Microcoleus sp. AS-A8 contains the following:
- a CDS encoding AarF/ABC1/UbiB kinase family protein, which produces MLTPTVPKPLRWQRPRYSPRARQIDIFASALKLMFYLWWDKVVARNSPHHRNRRAQWLVGTLLDLGPTFIKIGQALSTRADLLPREYVQALGQLQDRVPPFSSAEAIALIESELGNSIHTLYRDFDPYPLASASLGQVHRARLHTGEDVVVKVQRPGLERLFNLDFEVLHRLARFLERFAPSLTKYDLEAIYHEFFELLYKEIDYIHEGKNADNFRVNFTDYPRIIVPKIYWRYTTKKVLTLEYLPGIKIDDRQTMEACGINTKEIIQLGICCYLKQLLQDGFFQSDPHPGNMAVSQDGHLIFYDFGTMTEVKPIAKDQMIKTFFAVLRKDTDEVIDTLTYMGLIEPVPDMTPIRRLIAFTLDKFREKPVELQAFDQMRSEIYAMFEQQPFRLPAQMTFILKSITTLDGIARTLDPEYNLLSASKPFIKSLTVSKQGRGNVVGELARQARDFIQYKLRQPNATELLLRRLEERLEQGELQLNVRAIESERALKRINLAIKSLMYACLASFTLLSGTVLLGTYPNWAIAAFAFSGFWFLILLRSLIKLAVRERLDNLSER
- a CDS encoding NYN domain-containing protein — translated: MPRPSPQAILLVDGYNVIGSWSNLKAARDHDGLEAARHELVEALVNYSAFQGYETQVVFDAHAQNTPIYCEVLTTYLSVYYTDFGQTADTYIEKYCASFHHYKLCRPCNRLIVATSDRAQQLTVIGYGAEWMSSQQLANDVEFIARRTRRKQRTHKQSSSRFLFNSLDAQAQQRLAQWRKGTR
- a CDS encoding energy-coupling factor ABC transporter ATP-binding protein, giving the protein MNTGATDIKPESAIRVQDLSFKWPQGTPVLQACSLEVPKGEFWMLLGTNGSGKSTLLRLLVGLLQPQSGELQIRQPVGFVFQNPDHQLVMPTVGADVAFGLVEEKLSPDQIIARVREALTAVNLLDLQRRPIYALSGGQKQRIAIAGAIARRCEVLLLDEPTALLDPDTQLDLVAQVRNLVKSRGLTALWVTHRLDELNYCDGAFLLEQGEVVDRGDPERLKQRLMQAPDIAI